The DNA sequence AATCATAACCGTTCCGCACGAAAAACTGGATGAATGGCTGGTAAAATATCCAACCTGGAAAAGCTACATCTTTAACAGTTTTACACAACGGTTCAATGAACTGTTAAAGTCCCTGGAAAGTGTGGCATTCCAAAAGCTGGATGAAAGGCTGGTCAATTATTTAAAAAATAAGACGAAAGTAAGCGGCAAAAAAGTAGTCAGCCTGTCACATCAGCAGATTGCAGATGAATTAGGCACCAGTCGTGTGGTCGTGTCCAGATTATTGAAACAATTGGAAAACGACAAGAAAGTTATACTGTACAGAAATGAATTGAAAATTTTAAATACACTTTAAATCAAGGTCGTGGCACATAAAAAAAAATTAACGGGAAAAGCAGCTGAAAATAACGTTACCTCCGGTAAAAATGAAAGCCGGAGAGATTTTTTTAAGAAAACAGCCCTGCTTGGACTGAGTTCCTTTCTTGTTC is a window from the Sphingobacteriales bacterium genome containing:
- a CDS encoding Crp/Fnr family transcriptional regulator, producing the protein MVKAENKLSSILETNLVQEIMKTGKTVNFKEGDVIIDYDKHIKSMPIILSGTVRVMKRDETGREILLYYLSSNDSCAMAYTCCMEARRSEIKAIAEDNVEIITVPHEKLDEWLVKYPTWKSYIFNSFTQRFNELLKSLESVAFQKLDERLVNYLKNKTKVSGKKVVSLSHQQIADELGTSRVVVSRLLKQLENDKKVILYRNELKILNTL